Proteins from one Brevibacillus humidisoli genomic window:
- a CDS encoding glycosyltransferase family 2 protein, whose amino-acid sequence MTDLTVVIPVYNQSDALALTLHGFTVQPEPYRRTPIIVVDDGSSEPIGSVVHSFSDKLNLTYKRLERCGRAAARNQGAAEADGGIVVFCDADRIPAPQFLQAHHQTHLQSDDALVIGQVREIYVSDIVAERERVLAYWADHRKQRIPQYCRLVYRLYDEWGRASPTVPWISAFSGNMSIRKERFAALGGFDEGFREWGFEHFEFGYRAYQQGVPYRYHPQAANIHLAHRRSGPPYEELIRRSHQYFLQKHPDLVVEKFLDFMLGQVSLQELVQCVQEQDHLSAAQGTYDPLVVEREPLYVRITNF is encoded by the coding sequence ATGACTGATCTCACCGTAGTCATACCGGTGTACAATCAGTCGGACGCATTGGCGCTTACACTGCACGGTTTTACGGTGCAGCCGGAACCGTATCGACGTACGCCCATTATTGTGGTGGATGATGGTTCAAGCGAACCGATCGGATCGGTGGTGCACTCCTTTTCCGACAAGCTGAATCTTACCTACAAACGCCTGGAGCGATGCGGCAGAGCTGCTGCCCGCAATCAGGGTGCAGCTGAAGCGGATGGAGGCATTGTGGTCTTTTGTGATGCGGATCGGATCCCCGCCCCCCAATTCCTGCAAGCCCATCACCAGACACATCTGCAGTCCGACGATGCCCTGGTCATCGGGCAGGTACGTGAAATCTACGTATCGGACATCGTCGCCGAGCGGGAGAGGGTACTAGCCTACTGGGCAGACCATCGGAAACAGCGCATTCCCCAATACTGCAGACTAGTATACCGGCTGTATGACGAGTGGGGACGGGCCAGTCCGACTGTTCCATGGATCAGTGCTTTCAGTGGAAACATGTCGATCCGCAAAGAACGGTTTGCTGCCTTGGGAGGATTTGATGAGGGTTTTCGGGAGTGGGGATTCGAACACTTCGAGTTTGGCTATCGTGCGTATCAACAAGGGGTTCCGTATCGTTATCATCCACAGGCCGCCAACATCCATCTGGCCCATCGCCGATCCGGTCCGCCATACGAGGAGTTGATTCGCCGCAGTCATCAATACTTTCTGCAGAAACATCCCGATCTCGTGGTAGAGAAGTTCCTCGACTTCATGTTGGGGCAGGTCAGTTTGCAAGAGTTGGTGCAATGCGTGCAGGAGCAGGACCACCTGTCGGCGGCGCAGGGGACGTACGATCCGCTTGTGGTGGAACGAGAACCGCTCTACGTGCGGATTACAAACTTTTAA
- a CDS encoding class I adenylate-forming enzyme family protein produces the protein MDTARFFSTLQRYDGLCLIDPMSGERTYQQIIRLAEENAASLRRLGLAGNSGQQAVAIDIGLGWRFVPVLLAALLQQVTIVPIDQSSSVRAKQIAEAIKPALIFDRSNVDSEGRILLSRIPVLSIRFRSDLEEIALILYTSGTSGRPKGVMLSYDNIWSNVADIQAYSQFRETDRLLIVRPLTHSSAITGELLTGLLAGSSICVKEPGSSPLSSLRLISRLGISVLGATPTLTARLAHFSDRYDMSTLRRLIASGESPLPVQISRIRKSFPQAELWHAYGLTEASPRVSCLTQSLSEQNYRCVGRPLRQVSIRIVDRCGHPLPDGTEGELLVAGPNLMKGYYNDPRATEEKLIDGWLHTADRASMVDGLLYIHGRTDHLLVRAGMNIYPQEIEGLLLSHPGVKEALVFGTAEGNHGHKIHAWVVADQLISEKELFAHLAAAADEPRLWPDVIQIKSQLAKTASGKLIRP, from the coding sequence GTGGATACGGCTCGTTTTTTTTCGACACTACAGCGGTACGATGGTCTCTGCCTGATCGACCCGATGAGCGGAGAGCGTACCTACCAGCAGATCATCCGGCTGGCGGAAGAGAATGCCGCATCGCTTAGGCGGCTGGGATTGGCCGGGAACAGTGGGCAGCAGGCAGTAGCAATAGACATCGGCCTGGGTTGGCGGTTTGTGCCGGTACTGCTCGCCGCGCTGCTCCAGCAGGTGACGATCGTACCGATAGACCAGAGCAGCAGCGTCCGAGCGAAGCAGATCGCTGAAGCGATAAAACCGGCCCTCATCTTTGACCGATCCAATGTGGACAGCGAAGGTCGCATTCTGCTCTCCCGCATCCCTGTCCTCAGCATCCGCTTCCGCAGTGACCTTGAGGAGATCGCGTTGATCCTCTACACCTCAGGCACCAGCGGCCGTCCAAAAGGAGTGATGCTGTCGTACGACAACATCTGGAGCAACGTTGCCGATATCCAGGCGTATTCCCAGTTCCGTGAGACGGACCGGCTGCTGATTGTCCGACCGCTCACGCACTCTTCCGCGATCACGGGCGAACTGCTAACCGGTCTGCTGGCAGGCAGCAGCATCTGCGTGAAAGAACCTGGCTCATCGCCGCTCTCATCGCTACGGCTGATCAGCCGCCTGGGCATCTCCGTGCTGGGTGCGACTCCTACACTAACAGCCCGATTGGCACACTTTTCCGACCGTTACGATATGAGCACGCTGCGTCGGCTGATCGCAAGCGGAGAATCTCCGCTGCCTGTACAGATCAGTAGGATACGAAAGTCCTTTCCGCAAGCTGAGTTATGGCATGCTTACGGACTGACGGAAGCCTCGCCGCGTGTCAGTTGCCTCACTCAATCATTGAGTGAGCAGAACTATCGCTGTGTCGGAAGACCACTCAGGCAGGTTTCCATACGCATTGTCGACCGCTGCGGCCATCCGCTTCCCGATGGAACAGAGGGCGAACTGCTGGTCGCCGGTCCCAACCTGATGAAGGGGTATTATAACGATCCCCGGGCGACTGAGGAAAAGCTGATCGACGGCTGGCTGCATACCGCAGACCGAGCCAGTATGGTGGACGGGCTGCTTTACATACATGGTCGAACAGATCATCTGCTGGTTCGCGCCGGGATGAACATCTATCCACAGGAGATCGAGGGACTGCTGCTTTCCCACCCGGGAGTAAAGGAAGCACTCGTGTTCGGTACGGCAGAGGGAAACCACGGACACAAGATTCACGCCTGGGTGGTGGCAGATCAACTAATCAGTGAAAAGGAGCTGTTTGCCCACCTGGCGGCGGCTGCAGACGAACCGCGATTATGGCCTGACGTGATTCAGATCAAGAGCCAACTGGCCAAAACAGCGTCAGGAAAACTGATTCGCCCCTGA
- a CDS encoding aspartate aminotransferase family protein: protein MRATSNAYRVLHPFTFMGDMQELTVEAVQEQYVCLKGGKGSWVFDNQGNSYLYLTTAVPTLGLGHERVVEQISEQYKTLSFASTCAQSHELVQPLAERLLSLADGPYSSVFFANDGSGAVESAMKLARQYWMKKGQMNRTKFVSLSGNYHGTTFGSGSVTHMGIQEQFGPALEGCLSAPAPHLYHPPIEGGEEAVVDYCLEQLEALIEQEGAETIAAVLIEPIQGVNGVVLFPDRYWHGFQQLVRQYDILMIADEVGTGIGRTGHWFASHRYQLEPDLLIVSKGLTGGYFPMGATLISHHMMETLYAGGGIFLHGSTMCGHPVGCAAALAVLDVIEEQQLVEHAARVGNRMLEQLRDALDDHPQVGEVRGMGMMLAIEFVDDQATRQPVNPQWGQALTQHLRSEGILGNFFNSTLAMYPPLTLSQKEAEFVVNGVVQAVRRTGE, encoded by the coding sequence GTGAGAGCGACAAGCAATGCCTATCGAGTGCTTCACCCCTTTACCTTTATGGGAGACATGCAGGAATTAACCGTGGAGGCGGTACAGGAACAGTACGTCTGTCTGAAAGGTGGAAAAGGGTCCTGGGTGTTCGACAATCAGGGCAACTCCTACCTGTATCTGACGACTGCCGTTCCTACTCTGGGTCTCGGCCACGAGCGGGTGGTGGAACAGATCTCAGAGCAGTATAAAACCCTCAGCTTTGCCTCTACCTGCGCACAGAGCCATGAACTGGTGCAGCCGCTGGCTGAACGGTTGCTGTCCTTGGCTGATGGTCCGTATTCATCCGTCTTTTTTGCTAACGACGGTTCGGGTGCGGTGGAGAGCGCGATGAAGCTGGCACGACAGTATTGGATGAAAAAAGGGCAGATGAATCGAACCAAGTTTGTTTCCCTCTCCGGCAACTACCACGGAACGACATTTGGCTCTGGCTCCGTAACTCATATGGGCATACAGGAACAGTTCGGTCCAGCTCTGGAGGGATGTCTGAGCGCACCGGCTCCTCACCTGTACCATCCTCCGATCGAGGGGGGAGAGGAAGCAGTCGTTGATTACTGCTTAGAGCAGTTGGAAGCATTGATTGAGCAGGAAGGGGCAGAGACCATTGCGGCCGTGTTGATTGAACCGATCCAGGGTGTCAATGGTGTGGTCCTGTTCCCCGATAGGTACTGGCACGGTTTTCAACAGCTGGTTCGCCAGTACGATATTCTGATGATCGCCGACGAGGTCGGGACGGGCATCGGTCGTACTGGACACTGGTTCGCCAGTCATCGCTATCAGTTGGAGCCTGATCTGTTGATCGTCTCCAAAGGACTGACCGGCGGCTACTTCCCCATGGGCGCCACCTTGATCTCACACCACATGATGGAGACGCTTTACGCGGGCGGAGGAATCTTTTTGCATGGATCTACGATGTGCGGACACCCGGTGGGGTGCGCGGCTGCCTTAGCGGTGCTCGACGTGATCGAAGAGCAGCAGTTGGTGGAACATGCCGCGAGGGTAGGCAACCGGATGCTGGAACAGCTGCGTGACGCGCTGGACGACCATCCACAGGTAGGCGAAGTTCGTGGGATGGGCATGATGCTGGCGATAGAGTTTGTCGATGATCAAGCGACACGCCAGCCGGTCAATCCGCAATGGGGACAGGCATTGACTCAGCATCTGCGTTCCGAAGGGATCTTGGGCAACTTTTTCAACAGCACGTTGGCGATGTATCCGCCGCTGACCCTGTCCCAGAAAGAAGCAGAGTTCGTCGTAAATGGCGTAGTGCAAGCAGTGCGCCGAACAGGGGAGTGA
- a CDS encoding class I SAM-dependent methyltransferase — translation MNPLAAKEAWQTFFTEEYLQFSQAILTPERTKLEVQQLIDWLQLPQGARILDLGCGQGRIAVPLAQAGYTVTGYDGSGVLLKAAREYAAAAGTEVTFVEGDMRQLDFEGSFDAVINLGTAFGYLDDEREDAAILRRIWRALRSGGQFLQDTENREFRLLRLQPRTWEEMNGQPVWSHRQFNSVTGRWRERITWMGGGELRETVLDLRLYTATELVRLTEAAGLTVRAVYGGLDRSPLTVNSPRMVVWSQKQEERGVSS, via the coding sequence GTGAATCCATTGGCAGCAAAAGAAGCGTGGCAGACGTTTTTTACAGAGGAGTACCTTCAATTCTCACAGGCGATTCTGACACCGGAGCGAACCAAGCTGGAAGTCCAGCAGTTGATCGATTGGCTGCAGCTTCCGCAAGGGGCCCGGATACTGGATCTAGGCTGCGGCCAGGGGCGTATTGCCGTTCCGCTTGCCCAAGCGGGTTACACGGTGACCGGATATGACGGGTCTGGGGTACTGCTAAAGGCAGCGAGAGAGTATGCTGCCGCAGCAGGGACAGAGGTGACGTTCGTCGAGGGGGATATGCGGCAGCTTGACTTTGAGGGATCATTTGATGCCGTGATCAATCTGGGGACGGCTTTCGGCTACCTGGATGACGAGCGGGAAGATGCCGCGATCCTGCGGCGCATCTGGCGGGCTCTCCGCTCCGGCGGACAGTTTCTGCAGGATACGGAGAACAGAGAGTTTCGACTGCTCAGGCTGCAGCCGCGAACCTGGGAGGAGATGAACGGCCAGCCGGTCTGGTCGCATCGACAGTTTAACAGTGTGACCGGCAGGTGGCGGGAGCGAATCACTTGGATGGGCGGCGGGGAACTGCGAGAGACGGTACTTGATCTGCGCTTGTATACGGCAACAGAACTGGTCAGATTGACGGAAGCGGCTGGCCTGACTGTCCGGGCGGTATACGGAGGTCTGGATCGTTCACCGCTTACGGTAAACAGTCCGAGAATGGTTGTCTGGTCACAAAAGCAAGAAGAGAGGGGTGTGTCATCTTGA
- a CDS encoding cupin domain-containing protein produces the protein MKSEQKHLIVPAAEMTWEPGIYENTEMCYLWHEEETGKRAFLLKMHPGSMIPMHDHPQREIAWLLEGEVRLGEDRMRAGDFLTAGLGELHDVYTETGCLFFLFIDEDVTAAAGGDT, from the coding sequence TTGAAATCGGAACAGAAACATTTAATCGTACCCGCAGCTGAGATGACGTGGGAGCCGGGAATCTATGAAAACACGGAAATGTGCTACTTATGGCATGAGGAAGAAACGGGAAAGCGGGCGTTTTTGCTAAAGATGCATCCCGGCAGCATGATTCCGATGCATGATCACCCGCAGCGGGAGATCGCCTGGCTGTTGGAAGGGGAGGTGCGTCTGGGTGAAGATCGGATGAGAGCAGGTGACTTTCTGACTGCCGGACTGGGTGAACTGCACGATGTTTACACCGAGACAGGCTGCCTGTTCTTTCTGTTCATCGACGAGGACGTGACCGCTGCTGCAGGTGGTGACACTTGA
- a CDS encoding class I SAM-dependent methyltransferase has protein sequence MNEVERAASLFNSLYQRADEYVSDYTAHVIFHCLERGGVRFHPEGVTILQILNRLGCVQQMKPVVCWAIGYLLQQNMLLLSGDKLYRGPAAYQFREDHELTGSVIVQPSLQLIQFAGRHWLDLVAGRIDPQWLAATIKQKRLWQAYYSNRHDLYAVYNQWAAEVFAERVDLEGTHLIEVGVGYGSASFALLAECALRGVDITGYTLEDNDPILLEQTQKRLQNRFGAISFQSRLADLNQLHWVAPERFDHVFAVNGMVCTRDLTVTAQRLHSLVKPGGAVLLSQWVRPNDCGKRHEEFIFSLLPGVRPFQSETDLSVCFAFFTTEDWRSAFLNAGFRQVEVYVNPGEKSKAAIVKGLH, from the coding sequence GTGAATGAGGTGGAACGAGCGGCATCGCTATTCAACAGTCTGTATCAACGAGCCGATGAGTATGTGTCCGACTATACGGCACACGTCATCTTTCACTGTCTGGAAAGGGGCGGCGTCCGTTTCCACCCTGAAGGTGTGACGATCCTGCAGATCTTGAACCGGTTGGGCTGTGTTCAACAGATGAAACCGGTGGTTTGCTGGGCGATTGGTTATCTGCTGCAGCAGAATATGCTGTTGCTCAGCGGGGACAAACTGTACCGCGGCCCGGCTGCCTACCAGTTTAGGGAAGATCACGAGCTGACGGGCTCTGTCATCGTTCAACCATCGCTTCAGTTGATCCAATTCGCAGGGCGTCATTGGCTTGATCTCGTAGCTGGTCGGATCGACCCGCAGTGGCTGGCGGCCACGATCAAACAGAAACGGTTATGGCAAGCGTACTACAGCAATCGGCACGATCTGTACGCAGTCTACAACCAGTGGGCGGCAGAAGTGTTTGCCGAACGGGTTGACCTGGAAGGTACCCATTTGATCGAGGTGGGTGTTGGTTATGGATCGGCCAGCTTTGCGCTGCTGGCGGAGTGCGCCCTGCGTGGGGTAGATATCACCGGCTATACGCTGGAGGACAACGACCCGATCCTGCTCGAGCAGACCCAGAAGAGGCTGCAGAATCGGTTTGGAGCGATCTCGTTTCAGTCCCGACTAGCGGATCTGAATCAATTGCATTGGGTTGCGCCGGAGCGGTTTGATCACGTTTTTGCCGTCAACGGGATGGTCTGCACACGTGATCTCACTGTAACCGCCCAGCGACTGCATTCGCTGGTGAAGCCAGGAGGGGCGGTCTTGTTATCGCAATGGGTTCGACCAAATGATTGCGGCAAACGGCATGAGGAGTTTATCTTTTCACTGCTTCCTGGCGTACGGCCGTTCCAGTCGGAAACCGATCTATCTGTCTGTTTTGCCTTCTTCACCACTGAAGATTGGCGGTCCGCCTTTCTCAATGCCGGATTTCGGCAGGTTGAGGTGTACGTCAATCCAGGTGAAAAGAGCAAAGCAGCAATTGTAAAGGGGCTGCACTGA
- a CDS encoding 3-hydroxyacyl-ACP dehydratase FabZ family protein: MKAEQILRYRKPWILVDNIVEISAGKRIVTQKLITSSDYFLQGHFPQYSIYPGMLVIEGLKQSTELLFKLSGSACCGKKPRRMLQLTARFAKPLEPGDTVTYTVTHQTGKEKECLSFSCKATVGEDEVVRARITMEKEGCSCRVKS, translated from the coding sequence ATGAAGGCAGAACAAATACTGAGGTACCGGAAACCGTGGATTCTGGTTGACAACATTGTAGAGATTTCCGCAGGGAAGCGGATTGTAACCCAAAAACTAATCACAAGCAGCGATTACTTTCTGCAGGGCCACTTTCCCCAATACAGCATCTACCCCGGCATGCTGGTGATTGAAGGATTGAAGCAATCGACCGAACTGTTGTTCAAGCTGTCGGGCTCCGCTTGCTGCGGCAAAAAACCGCGTCGGATGCTGCAGCTCACCGCCCGCTTCGCCAAACCGCTGGAACCGGGGGATACGGTTACCTATACCGTCACCCACCAAACAGGAAAGGAGAAGGAGTGTCTATCATTTTCCTGCAAGGCGACGGTAGGGGAGGACGAAGTAGTGCGGGCCCGCATCACCATGGAAAAGGAGGGGTGCAGTTGTCGCGTGAAGAGCTGA
- a CDS encoding alpha/beta hydrolase, with the protein MSREELIELYDQGKLAGVLHLPPAEMQPCPIVIYCPGKNGERYEVHRLAVKYARRLTARGIAFLRFDYYGLGLSDGEYHHMTTTTKLSNVLAAYRYVQTLPQILHDQVAFLGFSDGARIALMAANRSDVSRVVLWSPLFNEYAGNMPNRKLPRFNRHPLYPEFLVMPWAGLWVGMGFYQDLKGIDIDRELRTYRGESLIVYGDDDPLIEEEFSHMQVGDYRLYRHSAKNQLVVVPGAGHLFTSLPFEQRLMAESTHWLRKSFNRLAPLEGK; encoded by the coding sequence TTGTCGCGTGAAGAGCTGATCGAGCTGTATGACCAGGGGAAACTGGCAGGTGTCCTACACTTGCCGCCAGCAGAGATGCAGCCTTGTCCAATCGTGATCTACTGTCCGGGCAAGAACGGGGAGCGCTACGAGGTGCATCGCCTGGCCGTCAAGTACGCCCGGCGACTGACGGCGCGCGGCATCGCGTTTCTGCGCTTCGATTACTACGGTCTGGGTTTAAGTGATGGCGAGTATCACCACATGACGACGACGACCAAGCTGTCCAACGTGCTTGCCGCCTATCGGTATGTGCAAACATTGCCGCAGATCCTTCATGATCAGGTTGCTTTCCTCGGCTTTAGTGATGGAGCGCGGATCGCGCTGATGGCGGCCAATCGCAGTGATGTCTCCCGGGTCGTATTGTGGAGCCCCTTGTTCAATGAATACGCCGGTAACATGCCCAACCGCAAGCTGCCTCGCTTCAACCGCCATCCGCTCTATCCGGAATTCCTGGTCATGCCGTGGGCCGGACTGTGGGTGGGGATGGGCTTCTATCAGGATCTGAAGGGAATCGATATCGATCGCGAACTGCGCACATACCGTGGTGAATCGCTGATCGTCTACGGGGATGACGATCCACTGATCGAAGAAGAGTTTTCGCATATGCAGGTTGGTGATTATCGTCTGTACCGCCATTCCGCAAAAAACCAGTTGGTGGTGGTGCCTGGAGCGGGTCATCTGTTCACCTCACTGCCGTTTGAACAACGGTTAATGGCTGAATCGACCCATTGGCTCAGGAAGTCGTTTAACCGTCTGGCGCCGCTGGAGGGGAAGTGA
- a CDS encoding alpha/beta hydrolase produces the protein MWTQVRFGGDQGIYGVVEKAEQSSGPQPLVISFAGLGQAMSEKNYLFSNMRKRMAEYGQWFVQFDYRGYGDSYGELGDASLTSMLEDARDVLEQVTSVEQPSKIYLVGNALGAIIAQELALWWEEKKNIPCLPILISPPLQMLPHSTEIFAADDLARIAAEGKIDSQQLVPGYDYYTLSDFRPDQYEYVTRLGAHLLYLHGQCVGKKMIEQLDQLDPAELFRKSGRICPLICGENDELTIQLAEQLGVFHLHLLSGVTYYHQHPAAMDQLIAIVQSIVREDLKSC, from the coding sequence ATGTGGACACAAGTGAGGTTTGGCGGCGATCAGGGGATCTATGGCGTAGTGGAAAAGGCGGAACAGAGCAGCGGGCCGCAGCCGCTCGTGATCAGTTTTGCCGGTTTGGGGCAAGCGATGAGCGAAAAAAACTATCTCTTCTCCAACATGCGCAAACGGATGGCGGAATACGGACAGTGGTTTGTCCAGTTTGACTACCGTGGATATGGAGACAGCTATGGTGAATTGGGCGATGCTTCGCTGACTTCGATGCTGGAAGACGCGCGCGACGTGCTGGAACAGGTGACGTCCGTAGAGCAGCCCAGCAAGATCTACCTGGTCGGCAACGCGCTGGGAGCGATCATTGCACAGGAGCTTGCCCTATGGTGGGAAGAGAAGAAGAACATTCCCTGTCTGCCGATCCTGATCTCTCCGCCGCTGCAGATGCTGCCGCACTCAACCGAGATATTTGCCGCTGACGATTTGGCCAGAATTGCAGCGGAAGGCAAGATCGACTCACAGCAATTGGTGCCCGGTTACGACTATTACACCTTGTCTGACTTTCGACCTGATCAGTATGAGTACGTTACCAGGCTGGGCGCACACTTGCTCTATCTACACGGTCAATGCGTCGGCAAAAAGATGATCGAACAATTGGATCAACTTGATCCTGCCGAGCTGTTCCGTAAAAGTGGACGGATCTGTCCGTTAATATGCGGAGAGAACGATGAGCTGACCATTCAGTTGGCGGAACAGTTGGGCGTCTTTCATCTCCACTTGCTGTCAGGGGTCACCTACTATCATCAGCATCCGGCAGCAATGGACCAGTTGATCGCGATCGTCCAGTCAATCGTGAGGGAGGATTTGAAGTCGTGTTGA
- a CDS encoding BtrH N-terminal domain-containing protein → MLTFLGGISNCREIVALCLLKHFGFDDLYKLLGRYLDFRFTRRGNAVCSYDVSFETGLYEAMQQVYGIRLVHLRSVDEIYQAIREQRYPVIRVNSFYMPYMTVYYQKHHVYHYIIADDHDEATGKTRVFDDLLSFYDRLDGKIWEEAAQWGDLDAFVFDLQQTAKPDEAGWQDFLRQQSERLYRDYLSESTESVGGSSLLSCRDEIVDWDRLDCEKRNQRVELLLRELVSIPYLRRGFSRYAEMVHGQGRFTQEAVALANDWQVLFNTFIRQIYMDHSCIPEITDKLRRIHEQERRLVQANYDFFH, encoded by the coding sequence GTGTTGACGTTTTTAGGAGGGATAAGCAACTGTAGGGAGATTGTGGCTCTTTGTCTGCTGAAGCACTTCGGATTTGACGATCTGTACAAACTGCTGGGGCGCTATCTGGATTTCCGCTTCACCCGCAGAGGGAATGCTGTCTGCAGCTACGATGTTTCGTTTGAAACCGGTCTGTATGAAGCGATGCAGCAGGTGTACGGAATTCGACTGGTCCATCTACGCAGTGTAGATGAGATCTATCAGGCCATCCGCGAGCAGCGATATCCCGTCATCCGGGTGAATAGTTTCTATATGCCGTACATGACGGTCTACTATCAGAAGCACCATGTCTATCACTATATCATCGCCGACGATCATGATGAGGCGACGGGCAAAACACGCGTGTTCGATGACCTGCTCTCCTTCTACGATCGACTGGACGGCAAAATATGGGAAGAAGCGGCACAATGGGGGGATCTGGACGCATTTGTATTTGATTTGCAGCAGACTGCCAAACCGGATGAGGCCGGCTGGCAGGACTTTTTACGGCAGCAGTCGGAACGCCTCTACCGGGACTATTTGTCAGAGTCAACGGAAAGCGTCGGAGGCAGCAGCTTGCTCTCCTGCCGTGACGAGATAGTCGATTGGGATCGGCTCGACTGCGAGAAGAGGAACCAACGGGTGGAACTTCTGCTCCGTGAGCTGGTCTCCATTCCTTATCTGCGCAGGGGTTTTTCCCGCTATGCGGAGATGGTCCACGGCCAAGGCAGGTTTACACAAGAGGCGGTTGCTCTGGCAAACGATTGGCAGGTGCTGTTCAACACCTTTATCCGCCAGATTTATATGGATCACAGCTGCATCCCCGAGATCACCGATAAGCTGCGCCGGATCCATGAACAGGAAAGACGGTTGGTGCAGGCCAATTACGATTTCTTTCATTAA
- a CDS encoding aminopeptidase, whose protein sequence is MKQEQLDRLADQIVCDSLQITGGERVMIDLTGDADDLAEAVMERIAAVGGVAQVRIQSQRLNRALITQADKNLFAQWAKWECERQEACDAYLSIKAEENIYELADVPKEKYDLYRQHYLQPLTISMAGMKKWLLIRYPTYGMAQLAKLSFTELTSRYFQSCTLPYGRLRERAKPLIDLLQRTEKVRIVGPQTDLQFSIAGMSSFLCDGRYNLPDGELFTAPLLDSVEGQISFNIPTSYLGMPFEQVRLRFSKGKVIEAEGNDREGLQRILETDAGSSRVGEFGIGLNPVIDRPMNNLLFDEKMAGSIHLALGHAYEMADNGNRSAVHWDLVLCQSAAYGGGELWFDGQLIRKDGRFVLRELRELDEWHMEDGIWLES, encoded by the coding sequence ATGAAACAAGAGCAGCTTGATAGACTGGCGGATCAGATTGTTTGCGATTCCCTGCAGATCACCGGAGGCGAGCGGGTGATGATCGATTTAACAGGGGACGCAGATGACTTGGCTGAAGCCGTGATGGAGCGGATTGCCGCGGTAGGCGGTGTTGCCCAGGTGAGAATCCAATCACAGCGTCTCAATCGCGCACTGATCACGCAGGCTGACAAAAACTTGTTCGCCCAGTGGGCCAAGTGGGAGTGTGAGCGCCAGGAGGCATGTGATGCCTATCTCAGCATCAAGGCAGAGGAGAACATCTATGAGCTGGCCGACGTGCCAAAAGAGAAGTATGACCTCTATAGGCAACATTACCTGCAGCCGCTCACCATCTCCATGGCCGGTATGAAAAAGTGGCTGCTCATCCGCTATCCAACCTATGGCATGGCTCAGTTGGCCAAACTGAGTTTCACGGAGCTGACCTCCCGATACTTCCAGTCGTGCACGCTGCCCTACGGCAGACTACGGGAGCGGGCCAAACCGCTGATCGATCTGCTGCAGCGTACGGAGAAGGTGCGTATTGTCGGCCCGCAAACCGATCTTCAATTCTCGATTGCAGGAATGTCATCTTTTCTGTGTGATGGCCGCTATAATCTGCCGGATGGCGAGCTGTTTACGGCACCGCTGCTTGATTCGGTAGAAGGGCAGATTTCGTTTAACATCCCGACATCTTACCTCGGGATGCCTTTTGAGCAGGTCCGGCTCCGTTTTTCCAAGGGAAAGGTGATAGAGGCAGAGGGCAACGACAGAGAAGGATTGCAGCGCATCCTGGAAACCGATGCTGGATCTTCCAGAGTGGGGGAGTTTGGCATCGGCTTGAACCCGGTGATCGACAGGCCAATGAACAACCTGTTATTCGATGAAAAGATGGCCGGAAGCATTCATCTGGCTTTGGGACATGCATATGAGATGGCCGACAATGGAAATCGTTCCGCGGTACACTGGGACTTGGTTTTATGCCAGTCGGCAGCGTACGGTGGCGGCGAGCTATGGTTCGACGGTCAGTTGATTCGCAAAGACGGCCGCTTTGTGCTTCGCGAGCTGCGCGAACTGGACGAATGGCATATGGAGGATGGAATATGGCTCGAATCATGA